The following are encoded together in the Lathyrus oleraceus cultivar Zhongwan6 chromosome 3, CAAS_Psat_ZW6_1.0, whole genome shotgun sequence genome:
- the LOC127127755 gene encoding chromatin modification-related protein EAF1 B isoform X3, whose translation MHECNSGSVYVVNAEVDSMGGVVDGGLGIGLKTSPRRAAIEKAQAELRQEYDVREERRKELEFLEKGGNPLDFKLGNAASVSVQSTSLTDQHQEQFVTSEAKGSFVLTASPHGDSVDSSARPGAPSISEPNTADNLLLFDGENELAEGEKRSLHSYKRNNITPSEQSSQIGGSQNAKETEDSAIFRPYARRNRSRPNHSSRGGSRDGKGLLSDTNKQKDHNAPSVSKPKPTSSNGEKLLKDPTRNDLLNIEYVGPRAHQKFNISTSVSADKLIITLNRDFKEDKCIVPSQDDTVQNPLVLSSGKASADREMNPGASGELELSPRVAVGQPGDDSCPGQTNGFDNIEVDRKGASTEDQNCSVALGLKSFDPESCNAQTSLARDVNSDTNMCTDTEDADANGISLEQSLFEKKLNSSGYEAVKERSKTNIAESAATVDNEHATGYVTHSGSDSIIKNEDIQMNSSCMQNKLKDSSNIRGLHNNDSTILKADKKESVVMFDRSNSTKDEGCERLKVSMDLSVSANPQSTMAEKFTTAVSDCQPCSPHHLKLADKAHEDSILEEARIIEVKRKRIMELSAHTLPSPVLRKSHWNFVLEEMAWLANDFAQERLWKTTAAAQLCHQASFTSRLRFEMQNKNLEMKMLSHTMAKAVMQFWHSVELLLDKDVHDHNSVGGSVESKIVDSNEASRDKRKNSEMETNNYLKGQNPQKTVKLKVHSYALRYLIDSRSHGISSQAEAPTTPDKIFDSGTVDMSWEEHLTEESLFYRVPHTAMETYRKSIESHFLQCEKTGSSIQEEVETSIYDTGAEFGCEDVAYDEDEGETSTYYLPGTYESRRSLKSVQKKHKNRIKAYTQRAIEIGTDLPYAHYSTGAHPSVLSGSRSANLNVGTVPTRRLRTASRQRVVSPFAVVTGTVQALAKTDAASSGDTNSFQDDQYTLHVGSQLQKSMEVESVGDFEKQLPYDCGETSVKIKKKKPKNLGSGYDQGWQLDSVVLSEQRDQSKKRLDSHHFESNGNSGLYGQHNVKKQKMTKQSLETFDNISPINNSIPSPAASQMSNMSNPNKFIRIINGRDRGRKGKPLKNSAGGQPGSGSSWTLFEDQALVVLVHDMGPNWEFVSDAVNSTLQFKCIFRKPKECKDRHKILMDKSAGDGADSAEDSGSSQSYPSTLPGIPKQGSARQLFQRLQGPMEEETLKDHFDKIITIGQKQRYHRNQNDNQDLKQLATVHNSHVIALSQVCPNNLNGGLLTPLDLCDTNVTSPDVLSLGYQGSHAGGLALPNHSSVPSVLPSTGLSSSNPQPSGMGLGNNLSSPSGPMAASVRDSRYGVPRGVPLSADEQQRLQQYNHMISGRNMQQSSMSVPGSHAGSDRGVRMLSGANGMGMMGGISRSIAMARPGFQGMTSSSMLSSGGMLSSSMVGMPSPVNMHPGVSAGQGNSMLRPRDTVHMMRVTQGNSQGIPAFSGMSSAFNSQTTPPSAQQYPGHAQQQSHLSNPHPHLQGPNHTTNSQQAYAIRLAKERQLHQQRYIQQQQQQQQQLAATNAPIPHGQAQSSQAQSQSSSQQVSVSPATPSSPLTPMSSQHQQQKHHLPQPGFSRNPGSSVTSQAVKQRQRQAQQRQYQQPARQHPNQPQHAQAQQQAKLLKGMGRGNMLIHQNNSVDPSHINGLSVASGSQPVEKGDQITQMMQGQTLYPGSGLDPSQPPKPPGSAHPSNNCQLQQKLHSGSTSSSLKQHKPLASSSDSNIQVPVSPVISGHIATPTQPAAVAPNHHQLQVQSQTQSKQINQTQPNIQTTLQHNCQGHSESLSASQPDSLKIDQQPGNSASQVSTSTSMSQGSMDSASVLAVAHTASSQWKSSEPPFGSPMPNPVIQVSSVEGTSVGNAAATESLTVNQGQDPRQSSANLPSHAHNSGPQWQHHQPLSLKQQSLLQPNLSQQSCQLPEQHQPQQHEQEQHFPKDVALQHQPQQVQNLQPEQSSLLIRPPNSNVE comes from the exons ATGCATGAATGTAACTCCGGATCTGTTTATGTTGTAAATGCTGAGGTTGATTCCATGGGAGGTGTTGTGGATGGCGGACTTGGTATAGGTTTGAAAACCTCTCCGCGCCGAGCAGCAATTGAGAAGGCTCAAGCAGAGCTCAG ACAGGAGTACGACGTTCGTGAAGAAAGAAGAAAGGAGCTAGAATTTCTTGAAAAA GGTGGGAACCCTCTGGACTTTAAGTTAGGAAATGCTGCTTCTGTTAGTGTTCAGTCTACTTCACTTACTGATCAACATCAAGAACAGTTTGTGACCAG TGAAGCAAAAGGTAGTTTTGTATTGACTGCCTCCCCTCACGGTGACTCTGTAGACAGTAGTGCTAGACCGGGTGCTCCTTCTATTAGTGAGCCAAATACTGCTGATAACCTCTTACTTTTTGATGGTGAGAATGAATTGGCTGAAGGAGAAAAGAGATCTTTACATTCATATAAAAGAAATAATATTACTCCTTCAGAACAGTCTTCTCAAATTGGCGGGAGTCAAAATGCTAAAGAGACTGAAGACTCTGCTATATTCCGCCCATATGCACGAAGGAACAGATCAAGACCAAATCATAGTTCCCGTGGGGGTTCAAGGGACGGAAAGGGTTTGTTATCAGATACGAACAAACAAAAGGATCACAATGCACCTTCTGTTTCCAAGCCAAAGCCTACTAGTTCAAATGGCGAGAAACTTCTTAAAGATCCAACAAGAAATGATCTGCTGAATATTGAATATGTGGGTCCTCGAGCTCATCAAAAATTTAATATTAGTACTAGTGTTTCTGCAGACAAACTAATTATTACATTGAATAGAGATTTCAAAGAAGATAAATGTATTGTACCTTCTCAGGATGATACTGTACAGAACCCACTTGTCTTATCTTCTGGCAAAGCTAGTGCAGATAGAGAAATGAACCCAGGAGCTTCAGGTGAACTTGAGCTTTCACCCCGCGTAGCTGTTGGACAACCGGGAGATGATTCTTGTCCTGGTCAGACAAATGGTTTTGACAACATAGAAGTGGACAGGAAAGGTGCATCCACTGAAGACCAAAATTGCAGTGTTGCATTAGGCCTGAAGAGTTTTGATCCAGAATCCTGTAATGCTCAAACTAGTTTAGCTAGAGATGTAAATAGTGATACCAATATGTGTACTGATACAGAAGATGCTGATGCAAATGGAATTTCTTTGGAACAATCTTTGTTTGAGAAGAAACTAAATTCAAGTGGTTATGAAGCTGTAAAAGAAAGGAGTAAGACTAACATTGCTGAAAGTGCTGCTACTGTTGACAATGAACATGCTACTGGTTATGTAACTCATTCTGGTAGTGATAgtatcataaaaaatgaagacATCCAAATGAATAGTTCTTGCATGCAAAACAAATTGAAGGACTCGTCCAATATTAGAGGACTGCATAACAATGACAGTACTATATTGAAGGCTGATAAAAAAGAAAGTGTTGTCATGTTTGATCGTTCCAATTCTACCAAGGATGAAGGTTGTGAAAGGCTTAAAGTTTCTATGGATTTGTCAGTTTCTGCAAATCCTCAAAGTACTATGGCTGAAAAGTTTACTACTGCCGTGTCTGATTGTCAACCATGTTCACCGCACCACTTGAAGTTAGCAGACAAGGCTCATGAAGATTCTATTTTGGAAGAGGCTCGAATTATTGAG GTCAAGCGGAAGAGAATTATGGAGTTATCTGCTCACACATTACCCTCACCGGTCCTCCGAAAGTCTCACTGGAATTTTGTCCTAGAGGAAATGGCATGGTTGGCAAATGATTTTGCACAG GAGCGTCTTTGGAAGACAACTGCTGCTGCGCAACTCTGTCATCAGGCTTCTTTTACTTCTCGGCTAAGATTTGAAATGCAAAACAAGAATCTGGAGATGAAAATGTTGTCTCACACCATGGCAAAGGCTGTCATGCAGTTTTGGCATTCGGTTGAACTACTACTAGACAAGGATGTTCATGACCATAACTCTGTTGGTGGTTCAGTTGAATCTAAAATAGTTGATTCAAATGAAGCTTCTAGGGACAAGCGAAAAAATTCTGAAATG GAAACAAACAACTACTTGAAGGGACAAAATCCCCAAAAAACTGTGAAACTCAAAGTGCATTCCTATGCTTTGAGGTATTTGATAGATAGCAGGTCGCATGGGATTTCCTCTCAAGCAGAAGCACCGACAACCCCTGATAAGATATTTGATTCAGGCACTGTTGACATGTCATGGGAGGAACATCTTACAGAA GAAAGTCTTTTCTATAGAGTTCCTCACACTGCCATGGAAACTTACAGAAAATCCATTGAATCTCATTTTCTACAGTGTGAG AAAACTGGTAGTAGCATTCAAGAAGAAGTTGAAACATCCATATATGATACTGGAGCAG AGTTTGGGTGTGAAGATGTCGCATatgatgaagatgaaggagaaaCCAGCACTTATTATTTGCCTGGTACCTATGAAAGTAGAAGATCATTGAAGTCAGTTCAGAAGAAGCACAAAAACAGGATAAAGGCTTACACTCAAAGGGCCATTGAAATTGGAACTGATTTGCCTTATGCACACTATTCAACTGGAGCTCATCCGTCCGTACTATCTGGAAGTAGGTCTGCTAATTTAAATGTTGGTACGGTTCCAACGAGACGCCTGCGTACAGCCTCTCGACAAAGAGTTGTGAGTCCTTTTGCAGTGGTCACTGGGACAGTACAGGCTCTAGCTAAGACAGATGCTGCTTCAAGTGGAGATACAAATTCCTTTCAGGATGACCAGTATACTTTACATGTTGGATCACAGCTCCAGAAAAGTATGGAGGTGGAGTCGGTTGGAGATTTTGAAAAGCAGTTACCTTATGATTGTGGTGAAACATCGgttaaaataaagaaaaagaagCCCAAGAATCTG GGTTCTGGATATGATCAGGGATGGCAGTTGGATTCTGTTGTTCTAAGCGAACAG AGGGATCAGTCCAAGAAGAGATTGGATAGTCATCACTTCGAATCCAATGGAAATAGTG GTTTGTACGGGCAACACAATGTGAAGAAGCAGAAGATGACAAAGCAATCACTTGAAACTTTTGACAATATTTCTCCAATAAATAATTCTATTCCCTCCCCAGCTGCTTCACAAATGAGTAACATGTCCAATCCAAATAAATTTATTAGAATCATTAATGGACGGGATAGGGGAAGAAAAGGCAAACCACTAAAG AATTCTGCTGGAGGACAGCCTGGTTCTGGAAGTTCTTGGACACTATTTGAAGATCAG GCTCTTGTTGTCCTGGTTCATGATATGGGTCCTAACTGGGAGTTTGTGAGTGATGCTGTCAACAGTACTTTACAATTCAAG TGTATTTTTCGGAAACCAAAAGAATGCAAGGACCGTCACAAGATTTTGATGGACAAAAGTGCCGGTGATGGTGCTGATAGTGCTGAAGATTCAGGGTCTTCTCAGTCATACCCTTCTACACTACCTGGAATTCCAAAG CAGGGTAGTGCCAGGCAGTTGTTTCAACGTTTGCAAGGGCCAATGGAGGAGGAGACTTTGAAGGATCATTTTGATAAAATTATCACGATTGGGCAGAAGCAACGTTACCACAGGAATCAG AATGATAACCAGGATTTAAAACAATTAGCAACTGTGCATAATTCTCATGTGATTGCTCTTTCCCAAGTTTGCCCGAACAACTTGAATGGAGGACTTTTGAC GCCCCTTGATTTATGTGATACAAATGTAACTAGCCCGGATGTGCTATCACTTGGGTATCAAGGTTCTCATGCTGGGGGTTTAGCATTACCAAATCACAGTTCTGTACCATCAGTGCTTCCTTCTACTGGGTTAAGCTCTTCTAACCCACAGCCTTCTGGTATGGGTCTTGGCAATAACTTGTCATCACCATCTGGTCCAATGGCAGCCTCTGTTAG GGATAGCAGGTATGGAGTTCCGAGAGGCGTACCATTATCAGCAGATGAACAGCAAAGATTACAACAATATAATCATATGATATCCGGCAGAAACATGCAGCAATCTAGCATGTCGGTTCCTGGATCTCATGCAGGAAGTGATCGTGGTGTTCGCATGCTTTCTGGTGCGAATGGTATGGGCATGATGGGTGGGATTAGCAGAAGCATTGCAATGGCAAGGCCAGGTTTTCAAGGAATGACATCGTCATCTATGCTTAGTTCCGGAGGAATGCTTTCGTCTAGTATGGTGGGGATGCCAAGCCCTGTAAATATGCACCCCGGAGTTAGTGCTGGACAAGGAAACTCAATGCTGAGACCTCGTGATACTGTACATATGATGAGG GTCACCCAAGGAAACAGCCAAGGCATTCCTGCTTTTAGTGGGATGAGTTCTGCTTTTAATAGTCAGACAACCCCCCCATCTGCTCAGCAATACCCAGGACATGCCCAGCAACAGTCTCATCTCAGCAATCCCCATCCTCATCTTCAAGGTCCGAATCACACTACAAATTCACAACAAGCCTATGCAATCCGATTGGCAAAGGAAAGGCAACTGCATCAGCAGCGTTATAttcaacagcagcaacagcagcaacagcagctTGCTGCAACAAATGCACCGATTCCACATGGTCAAGCACAAAGTTCCCAGGCCCAATCACAAAGTTCATCTCAGCAAGTATCTGTTTCACCTGCAACACCATCATCTCCTTTGACTCCGATGTCATCTCAGCATCAACAGCAAAAACATCATCTGCCACAACCTGGGTTCAGTAGAAATCCTGGTTCTAGTGTGACTAGTCAAGCAGTGAAGCAACGACAACGGCAGGCACAACAGAGGCAGTATCAACAGCCTGCGAGGCAGCATCCTAATCAGCCACAGCATGCACAGGCTCAACAGCAGGCTAAACTTTTGAAGGGAATGGGAAGAGGAAACATGTTGATCCATCAGAACAATTCTGTTGATCCTTCTCATATAAATGGATTATCTGTAGCTTCAGGAAGCCAACCTGTTGAGAAAGGTGATCAAATCACGCAAATGATGCAAGGTCAAACTTTATATCCTGGATCTGGTTTAGATCCAAGCCAACCACCCAAGCCACCAGGTTCTGCTCATCCTTCTAATAATTGCCAATTGCAGCAGAAGCTACATTCTGGATCAACCAGCTCTTCATTGAAGCAACATAAGCCATTGGCATCTTCTTCTGACAGTAACATACAAGTTCCAGTTTCACCGGTTATTTCAGGTCATATAGCTACACCAACACAGCCTGCTGCTGTTGCTCCCAACCATCACCAACTGCAGGTGCAATCTCAGACACAGTCTAAGCAAATTAATCAAACGCAACCAAATATTCAGACGACATTGCAACATAACTGTCAGGGGCATTCTGAGTCATTAAGCGCATCTCAACCTGATTCACTTAAAATTGATCAACAGCCTGGAAATAGTGCTTCTCAAGTCAGTACAAGCACCTCAATGTCTCAAGGTTCTATGGATTCAGCTAGTGTGTTAGCAGTTGCTCATACCGCGTCTTCTCAGTGGAAATCATCAGAACCACCATTTGGTTCCCCCATGCCCAATCCAGTTATTCAAGTGAGCTCTGTGGAGGGCACATCTGTTGGAAATGCAGCTGCAACTGAGTCATTGACTGTTAATCAAGGGCAGGACCCACGGCAGTCGTCGGCTAACTTGCCTTCTCATGCACATAATTCCGGGCCACAGTGGCAGCATCATCAGCCTTTGTCTCTTAAACAACAATCTTTGTTGCAACCAAACCTTTCTCAACAGTCGTGCCAACTACCAGAACAGCATCAGCCCCAGCAACATGAGCAGGAGCAACATTTTCCCAAAGACGTAGCTTTGCAACATCAACCTCAACAAGTTCAAAATCTACAACCAGAGCAGAGCAGTTTGCTTATCCGTCCACCTAACTCTAATGTGGAATGA